Proteins encoded together in one Candidatus Sulfotelmatobacter sp. window:
- a CDS encoding glycoside hydrolase family 3 C-terminal domain-containing protein, with translation MPLRVRPLRNRFFTLTLLIASLNLSTWAQSGGNHPWSNSSLSPDERAAMVVKEMTLDEKITLLHGTGMQGLSPMSPLAVHSNGGAGYVPGIPRLGIPAINMSDAAYGVRGSGENGRYSTALPADVAGAASWDLEAGYEYGALIGRELRAQGYNMTLGGGINLTREPRDGRTFEYLGEDPVLAGKMVGAVMKGMQAQHVLGDIKHYALNDQESGRNAVNVTIDKRAARESDLLAFEIGLQETDIAAVMCSYNRVWGEYACENKYLLTDLLKKDWNFKGFVVSDWGGTHSTEKASAAGLDHEQPGEIFYGDTFKAAVESGKIPATELDDHVRRILRSMFATGVVDNPAQKSVVDVIGGFEVAQRIAEQGTVLLKNENGLLPLDAAKVRSIAVIGAHADVGMISGGGSAQVDPPGGNAIMPPGKGNTYWQEHVWFPTSPLKTIRAKTPAANVQFNSGDDAAAAAALAKNSEVAIVFVHQWESEGMDLDSLSLPDHQDELIAKVAAANPRTVVVIESGGPVTMPWAGQVNGILEAWFAGSRGADAVANILFGDVNPSGKLPITFPKSEADLPHPTVVKPPQATIDADRQGWKRIAAGLPVFQVTYDEGVKVGYKWYDAENKAPLFPFGYGLSYTTYSYSNLKVTPGRNPRVSFTVTNTGNRAGAEIAEVYASLPAAAAEPPKRLVGWSKIKLNGGESKDVTVEVDPKYLSIFNVEQNGWQLLPGEYGFMVGGSSQSLPLKASAVLK, from the coding sequence ATGCCCCTGCGCGTTCGTCCCCTGCGAAATCGTTTTTTTACCCTCACGCTATTGATCGCAAGCCTCAATCTTTCAACCTGGGCACAATCGGGCGGTAATCATCCCTGGTCGAATTCCAGCCTGTCTCCCGACGAGCGCGCAGCCATGGTGGTGAAGGAGATGACGCTTGATGAGAAGATCACTTTGCTTCACGGCACGGGTATGCAGGGTCTAAGTCCTATGAGCCCGCTGGCGGTGCACTCCAACGGGGGTGCGGGATATGTTCCGGGGATTCCGCGGCTGGGCATTCCCGCGATCAATATGTCGGACGCGGCTTACGGGGTTCGGGGTAGCGGCGAGAATGGCCGCTACTCGACGGCGCTGCCCGCGGATGTGGCCGGAGCGGCGAGTTGGGATCTGGAAGCGGGCTACGAGTATGGAGCGTTGATTGGACGCGAACTGCGCGCCCAGGGCTACAACATGACGCTGGGCGGGGGCATTAATCTCACCCGCGAACCGCGCGACGGACGGACGTTCGAATATCTGGGCGAAGATCCGGTTCTGGCCGGCAAGATGGTGGGAGCGGTGATGAAAGGCATGCAGGCGCAGCATGTGCTTGGCGACATCAAGCACTACGCGCTCAACGATCAGGAGAGCGGGCGCAATGCGGTCAACGTCACTATTGACAAGCGCGCGGCGAGAGAGAGCGATCTGCTGGCGTTTGAGATTGGATTGCAGGAGACAGATATAGCGGCCGTGATGTGTTCCTATAACCGCGTTTGGGGTGAGTACGCCTGCGAAAACAAATATCTGCTTACCGATCTTCTGAAAAAAGACTGGAACTTCAAGGGCTTCGTCGTCTCGGATTGGGGCGGCACGCATAGCACGGAGAAGGCTTCGGCTGCCGGCCTGGATCATGAGCAACCGGGCGAGATTTTTTATGGCGATACTTTCAAGGCGGCAGTCGAGTCGGGCAAGATTCCAGCGACAGAGCTAGACGACCATGTGCGCCGCATCCTGCGCTCAATGTTCGCGACAGGAGTGGTTGATAATCCCGCGCAGAAGAGTGTCGTGGATGTGATCGGTGGGTTTGAAGTGGCGCAGAGAATTGCGGAACAGGGCACCGTGCTTCTGAAGAACGAGAACGGGCTGTTGCCGCTGGACGCGGCGAAAGTTCGCAGCATCGCGGTAATCGGCGCTCATGCGGATGTGGGAATGATTTCCGGCGGCGGTTCGGCGCAGGTCGATCCCCCGGGTGGAAATGCGATCATGCCTCCGGGCAAAGGCAACACTTACTGGCAAGAGCACGTCTGGTTTCCGACTTCGCCGCTGAAGACGATTCGAGCCAAGACTCCGGCGGCGAACGTGCAGTTCAACTCTGGCGACGACGCGGCCGCGGCTGCGGCTTTGGCCAAGAACTCCGAAGTGGCGATCGTCTTCGTTCATCAATGGGAGAGCGAAGGAATGGATCTGGACAGCCTGTCGCTTCCCGACCACCAGGATGAGTTGATCGCGAAGGTGGCGGCGGCGAATCCGCGCACTGTGGTTGTGATCGAGAGCGGCGGGCCGGTCACGATGCCGTGGGCCGGTCAGGTGAACGGCATTCTCGAAGCGTGGTTTGCGGGCAGTCGCGGGGCGGATGCGGTCGCGAATATCCTTTTTGGCGACGTGAATCCCAGCGGGAAGCTGCCGATTACATTCCCGAAGAGCGAAGCGGATCTGCCGCATCCCACGGTCGTAAAACCGCCGCAAGCGACGATTGATGCAGATCGCCAAGGCTGGAAGAGGATCGCCGCAGGGCTGCCTGTATTTCAAGTCACGTACGACGAAGGCGTGAAAGTAGGATACAAGTGGTACGACGCGGAGAATAAAGCGCCGCTGTTCCCGTTCGGCTACGGACTTTCCTACACGACTTACTCTTATTCGAATCTGAAGGTGACGCCGGGAAGGAATCCGCGGGTGAGTTTCACCGTCACAAATACCGGCAATCGTGCGGGGGCGGAGATTGCCGAGGTTTATGCTTCCCTGCCCGCGGCGGCGGCAGAGCCACCGAAGCGACTGGTGGGATGGAGCAAGATCAAGCTGAACGGCGGAGAGAGCAAAGACGTTACGGTCGAAGTGGATCCAAAATATCTTTCCATCTTTAACGTGGAGCAGAATGGTTGGCAGTTGCTTCCGGGAGAGTATGGCTTCATGGTGGGCGGGTCGTCGCAGAGTCTGCCGCTGAAGGCGTCTGCGGTTCTTAAATAA